AATGTGTTACTGCTGTTATAATAGTTGTGACTAAATGACCTCAAACTGGCACAGAGGCAAGTCTGAATTGGATCAAACGCATTAGCAGAGAAGAAGCTTCCCACACATTTTACAGCTAATGGACAAGTTTCCACTGAAGATCTTTGTGCACTTGCAGGAAGAGATTAGGGCAATGAGAAGACATTTGATTTGCAGATTTTGGAGAAGAATCAAACAAGATGCCTCTCATCTTGTCAACGCAGCAAtgcagttttgtttgaaaagacTTCTATATATCAAGTTTAACAATAATATTGTTCTGTCACAGCATATTAAGTGATACAGtgattcattttgtttcaatgtGCTGTCAAGCTATCAAGCTGTAGTACTATTACGCTTACTTTAAAACCAGTTATTGGaatcaaacaataaataacaatgtaTTTACAATAAGTGCTATAATTGTAAGTTAAAGCTTTCAAAATCTTATAATAATGAAAACCATCACTTAAGagcatttgtaaatgttttctgtagttTGCAATATGTTCAGCTGATTGAAAATATGTACCGTAATGCCTTATTCAGCATTATGTTCTTTTTGCAAAAAGTGAATTTTTCTGTTGAGAAAAATAGCAGAAACATTTTATAAAGTAACTTATTGTATTGGTGTAATAACCAATTTAGTCAAGATGTatcttgtgttttaatttgaaatatagTTGTAAATAACGTTTCAGTtattcagttcagtttttttccaatattttgtgTGGTTGTCATTACAAATGTTGTTAACATTTATACTCTTTGTAAATGCCAGTGAGGCCTCATGGGAGTAAAACGTGTGATTTGTTGGTAGAATCAAGAATGGATTATTGATCGAGGTAATGTTGATGTTGTAAATATAACACATCTAAAgtgcacatttaaataaaagcatatgAAATAAGTCAGGGATGACATTGGGGTTTCTAGCCACCAGATGCATTGTGAAATTATCGATGTTTCCAATGTaccaattaaaaaatgagggtctgatattatacatattatatattttgttgacaAATGCATCAGTctgtatcacaatattttctgactgccacacatgttttttttatagaaagcTTGGTATTTTCTGAAAACGGCAGTTTTTACTGAAACTGATTtaatctttttgtcttttcacatGATGTGTCGACAataagacaattacaaaaacatcacCAGTAGCATCTTTTTAGCTGAATGACAAATTCACAATACCACTACATCAACGTTTTTGGGACACTCATCTGGGAGgaaaaacagtataaaaacaGGATGAAATAAACCACTgtgctatcttttttttttagataattcaGATTATCATTGAAGGTGGATTGTGTATTCTCGACTGCACGGGTCACACTCTGTTTTATATTGTCTATGGTCACATTGCAGTGCACGTCGAGTTACATCAGTCGTcacacatacagttgtgtttGGGCATACTTACTGAGACATTATTACAGAGGCAGTTAACACTTAAATGCCAGTGAGGCCCGAAGAAGATGTGTTGAAAAGACAAATAATTGTGAACATTTTGCATCATGGTCCATGGATTATATGTTGGGctgttgtttcatttaatttctggCACACATTAAAGGGCTGAAATCAGGACTGATGATGTCTCAGAGAATAGAAAccttagggaatgcatcagtgaACCTCGTTTCTCTTTCAGAGACGTGTGGATGTTGAAAGACCACTGAAATGATTGGAACGAGAGACCTTTAGTCTGAATATCTCCTATACAAGATGTCAAAGTGGCACAAATGCCATTGAAGATTTTCTATATGCTTTatagcatacagtatgttcccTATGAAATAAACATGACTTTGACTATTTGTCAATATTATTGtgtaaaagacaaatgaaactggaacaaaatgaataatttagTCAAACACCTGTGCGCTGGCTCCAGATTTGGCTGGACTGCAAgctggcattttttttaaagtgaataacAAAGTCCTTTAGTTGTCAGAACAGTTAGATCCAAAGCACTTACTGTCACAACAAAAACTCAAGTGCAACTGTGATCTTTGCCTcatcaaaactgttttttttctctgaaagtGCACATACAACAGGTGTTTCCTATCAAACATGTATGTGCTACAGTTACTGTAGAGTAGTTTCCCACCGATAATTAAATGCTCTCATCTACTGACCTAATCTAATGGTACACTCGAACAAATTAACAGTTGGAAACGAGAACAGAGAATTAATCTTGCTGAAGTGTTTATAACAGCTCTCAATGTTGCAGTGCTTCTATTTCCTAAAAGCTCAGAGCATTCAACaggttgttttctgtttcatcTTGATAATAGGATAATACTTATCTTGTGACTTCCCCTGCTTGCTTGTCTGTGCGGAAGACTTTTTTTGCTTGGCCTGTTGGAACACAATTATCTTGTATGACAGCTTGAATAAAAAGCATATCTTGAGTTACATTACATCACAATATTGCAACCCAAAAATCTATCAACACAACAGACGTTGAGGGGTCTGATCAGCAGACATCTATCCTCCATACTGCAAGTCACGCTTTTCAACCAATACAGCATCTTGGCTGACAGTGCACAACCTGCCAGTGCTGAGTCAAACTTATacaatcaaaagaaagaaaagaaagaaagaaagaaagaaacccaAAAGGGATTAGCTATGGAGAGGATGATTATGCCGAGATTTTGGTAATGGGTTTGGAAAGTTGGCCCTGCTGCTTTGTGTGACAGGCGCCTGCTGTAACACAGATAATCAGACCTCCTGGTTGCCTGAGGTGCAAAAAGCTCTGAAGTACTTTAACTGGATGTTTCACAAAGCGGCAAATACTCTGGTATTTCCTGCTGAGGAGCAGAAACAGGGATTGAAACTTGGTGCCATCTGTCAGCTGCCAGCTGAGAGTCCTCGGGACTGGGGTGCTGAGGGAAGCTGAGCCTTACTCtatatttcactttaaattatAATATGTCTTGACCTAGCCTTAATTTGGTACAACCAATTGAATGTGTTACCCagtttaaatgttaatatattgATGGAACTTCCAATCTGCTCATTGAAGGGCAACTCAaccaattttacacatcaaagtacAGTTTAGTTAACATGATGAAATctgtggagttagaaagaagtcAGGTTGTCAGACTTCTGTAGTCCTGCTTGAGTTTACATTAAACGTTTTTCTCTTCTGTCCATTGtgagtttgaaaatgtttttcgGGCTGCAATGCAGAAATCAGTGGAGTACTCTTTTGATGAAACCCTGATGCAGATTTATAAACCATGGCACTGGTGAAAACTGCCTTTTGATGCATCTACTTATGTAACATGTATTTACTACATTGCAAAGCTGAAAGAGAATAAATTCAATACATTTAGACTGAGTAAAACAAAAGGCCCTCCTCTGCTATaccaaaaatattataataaaaatgacaattacCTTTCCTTTTTCTGACTCCTCTCCTCCACTAATACTGTTTGGACAGTCCCTGTAAGAGTCTGGGCTGGTGAACCTAATTTCTCCACAGGATCCATCCCTTTGTATCAGCTGCTTCCCTCATAGGACCACAATTCTTGTTCTCAGCTCAGCTGTCATCCATAAAGGTAATTTATCTCATCACACTTTAGGTGGACCTAAAGTAATTAGCAAGGAATCAGTATGACACGCATACGAATACATTACAACACATATCCATTTGTGAGTCACACACCAGGGCAATCCTTAGTGGGATTTAATGCTTGTTGTTTTCTGGCCAATGCAACAGTAATATAACTAAGACATGCATCAGCTCCAGAGATTGCCACTTCTTATACACCCTTACACAGCTGTTCCTCTGCTGTGCGGCCCACAAGAAGCCCTCAGCCCACTGGACGAGGAGTCCAATCTATCAAGGCAATCTCAGTAATTACAGATGATGTCCACAGATAATGGAGTAGCAGCCACTTAACAGCAAGAGAGGTACTCATTTGCTACTAGTACCGTATTTGGGTTCCTGTGTTTgaatatcaaaacaaacaactacTCTGCCATGGCAACAGTTAAGTGTTTCATACATGTAGTACTTCATGCATCCCTGAATATGGCTCATTATGTGCCATAAACTGTCTTCTGGGCCCACATCAAATAGTTTTTGAAATGTCAAGTGTTTTGTATTTGAGGCTAGATTAACTCTCTTTCAATCCATCTGTGTCTTTCTGAATCTAACCTTCACACATAGGCACATGCATTCAAAGGTATCCCGTTtttctgtgtgagagagaaagcgagTAAGAATGCAATGATTTGGACAACAGGTTCCTGATGGGTCATATTCAACAGCTTCCTATTATGATGGACCGCCAAGAGTCTAGCCTAGAGCGAAGCCTCTCCAAAGcatttaaataatcacaaaACTTTGGATTTCTTGATTAAGACGTACTTGAGAAACAGCACTCGGTACAATTTGAAGAGTTAATTAAGAAAGCAGCAGGGTGACTCAAGGGCTGCCACATCCCAATCAAGGCAGAGCTAAATGTCTTCTACTGAGATTATCATTTTACTAACATGATGCTGCTGTTAATGAATACACCATGCAGCCTGTCGCGAGCCTGTTACAGATGTGCAGTGTGATGCATGCATAAAGACAGTGTtaccaaaacaaaagtgtgtCAATGCATCACGTGCAGCTCAGAGTAGAGCAGCCAATTTCTAGATTAAAGGGTCTCCCTGTGTGGCAGTGCAGGTGCCTGACGCTCATCGGTcccctctgttgttttttaacgAGTCAATTAGTTAACGAGTAACGAGTTTAGAGCCCACATGTGTCAAGAATAATCCTGTTAATCGCAGGATGTGATTGCTTATCTGACTTCTGATCCTCCAGCTTGTAAAGCTGGTAACAGATGTCAAAGATGAATGCTTTTAACAGCCTCAAAGTTCTCAAAGGTGCGGATTAAATCAGTTCCATTTGTCCACGTCTGCACACAACGACAGAGATGCAACAACTACATTTGAAAAGGTTTAAGAAATGTAAAGGTTTGGAGGCTTCCTAAGATTGTTAAAAAGTGGGTGAATATTGTGCTTTAGTGTTTGATCTTGTAACCGCTCATTACTGAACAAAGGCAacagatgtatttttgtttgagttGCTGCCATTATTAATCATACTAGAAACGGATTATTGCAAAATAGTATGTCAGGTACAGTGCAGTAGGTCTTTGACTGAAGCTTATAACAACTTCATACTCTACATAACCCCTATGCAGAACTTCTCTCAAACACATTTGTAGTACTCATGTCAGGTGTGATGAAGAAAGCTGCATTTCCTTTAACACCCAGaactatttcaaatgttttcaactaaaaaaagaagagcaaaCACCCCATGGAAGAACAGATGCAGTTGAAACAGAAACTATCATCACTCTTGCTTTTAAAAGACAACCATTACTGATGAACAGTGACCCTTGAAATGTATTCCTGACAAGCAGCgatgcaaaacaaacaagggAAGAGGTTCACTATGATAAATGAACAGCTTATGGAAATACTTTAACATTTCAAAGCTTTTTGAGAGGCTTTCTGCCACAAGGACTTTTCACAGCACTTCATTATTGGGCCACTTGGTCAGATGAAAGCAAGGTGAGGCAAGCAGACACTGGGCATTTCACcccagacaacacacacaagcatggagccttgatgtactgtatgtagttgTACCATCATTTGCATCCTTAAGTGTTTCTCATCCACAGTATGTTCATGACCATATGTGTATGGAATATGTTGTTTGCATACAGAATAAGATAGGGTACAACTGCAAGGATGTATTATTGGTATTGTAGAATACAGTATTGTAAAATAAACCGTAGTTGTAGCCCCTTCTACGCTACACACACAAGAATATATGGTAATATTGcattttagtatttttgcaTCAAATGAATGGTTTATTATTCAGATATTTAATTCACTTCATTAGACAATACATTCCCATCTTTGTGCTTTCTTGATTGattttctgtttacttttaCGGTTTCTCAGCCAATCCTAGACTTCAAACTGTGACATAAACCGAGACTAGCTCTTTGTTTATGAATAATGgacactttgtttttcacattatcTGAAATTATTTATGGTGTTCaagtaataaacaaaaatgtgcccATATCCTTAAAAATGggtatattaaaaatgaaaatgttccaaatataatttatatataatatgtatatatatatatttttatataaaatattaaaaattaaaattaaaaaattctaTTATTGTCTATTAGTCAGAAAATTATTAAATTCCCATCACAAATGCCTTAAACCAGAGGTAACGTTGTGTTTGGTACAAACAGTctaaaaaccaaaaatatattCAGAAGAAAAGCATCAGATGCTCACATCCGAGAAGCTCAAACCAACAACGGTTTGATATTTCTGCACGGAAAATAactttcaattttcaaaatggTAACGAATATTTCATGCATTGGATAAGAAAAGgcttaaaaacttaaaattgtatctttatttttagacagacaaagcaacaaaatgcagGATACAGTATGTAACCAAATATCCATCCAGTCACAATGGGGTGCCCAAGGTAAATAAACAGTAGTCTCACATATTCAACTCCTTGAGTATAAATGTCCTGTCTAAACCAAGGTCAGTGGGATTATTGCTAAGAAAACCTAACATTAAAAGACTATTGTTTTTGAGAAGTCATTAAAAGGCTTGCACTCTCGTTTCCATTACGTACATGCAGTCACATTCACAAACATCACATATACCATCTTACAGTCATACAAATtacttttaatgaaaagaatTCAAAAGGGAACATCAAAaactagataaaaaaaatagtctcTCATTtgtcatgatctactgcacatCCTTGAACATTATCCCCCACACTAGAGGAAGAGTTCTCATAAAAAAAAGGGCCAGGAGCTCTTATACTCCATCAGCTCAGCACAAGAAGTCACACATGGATCAACAACCGCCCCAGATTTAGGAATCATgtaaaagcccccccccccccctccccctctcaaaacagaacaaaagatGTTCGAGATGGACATCAGCTTTCCTGCTTGTCTTTGACCAAAAGGACTGTGTGCTGCCCTCCACTGGAAGCCATCAGTACTACTCGGTTCTCCAGCTGCTTGCCTGTCATCTTTACAGGGCTCCACTCGTCATCCTCCTCTCCGGTGCCAAGCTGCAGGTTGGTGCCCATGCCCCAGGCATACACAGATCCTAAAATAAGGACagccaatcatttttttttttgagttctTAGCTTCTTACTAACAGACAGATTCAATTGACATGCAGTTTATTGACACGCAGATtcgaaaaacaataaaatgcaattccTAACAGCGAGAGAACTTGctgtaataatgaaaatatattttactttcaaCTTCACTTAAAAATGacctatttttgtgtttttctgacaaAGGGCTAAGCTACACTTGCTTTGTTTCTCACCTTCTCTGGTGACTGCGTAGCTGACAGAAGCCCCGCATGTCAACCCACTGGCCGGCTCCATCCCCTTCACCGGCGTGGGATCACTCATTTCTTCTGCCCCTTGGCCCAAACCAAGACGACCATACTCTGCTCTGCCCAGGCTATACACCTGTCCTAAAAGATGGAGACAgggattcatttatttaatgtcaaaGTACTTTAGCTTAAACCACCTGGGTCCTTGATGTCCCATACAGTTTCTACTGCACTCCCTTGTAATGATTATTAATATCTTGTTTTATCTATTATGTTTCTCACCCATTTTCAACCAGGATTATATTAAAATTACAAAGAAATTAGGTAATCACTGTCAATATGTAGGACAGGACTCGACAGTGCTGAAACATGACTTGCaacagttaaattaaattaattaattaaattaaagtactATATAAAGCATATATTGTACCTAAGCACTTAAAATCGGTCTTGACAGGATCACAGTCTGATACTCATTTAGTTTTAATATAGTTAGTTGGAGCTTACCTTCAGCATCAAGGCAGAGTGTGTGATGTTGTCCTCCAGAGAATTCCACCCAGGAGGTGGTAGAGTTTTTGAAGCATGTCAGTTTGATTGGGACAAAACACATCCTGGTCTGTTTAGtacctgaataaaaaaaaaaaacatgcatgaacaaataaaaaacacccacaattACCTTAGAGCAGAATGTGAGCAAATGACTCAGAGCTAACAGTAAAGTGCCAGATACCAGAGCCATACATACCCAGCTGGTGATAGTTAGAGAGACCAAATCCATAAACATGCCCCTCTTTTGAAAGAGCAAAGGTGAAGTACGCCCCACAAAAGGCATCTGTGAAGTGAACTTTCCCTTTGAGTTTTACCATCTGTGGCTCCAGCAACCGGCCTGAAGTCACAGGACACACAGTCAGCCAAAACGCCACAGCTATACACTTTACACATGAAAACATCTGCTGTTAATCACAAATCAGTATTCTATGTAGTAGTGTATGCAAACTGTACATGTATGTTTCATCATGAGTTGATGCTTTGGCCTTGGAAAGGTGTGTTACTTACTGAGGCCTTTCCTGCCTCCTCTGTTTGAAAAATGCTCAGGCACTCTACCGAGCTGCCCCTGCTCTGCAGTGCCCGATGTGTAGAGATTTCCATCCAGCGTAACCAGTACAAGATGGTCGTTACCTGTTAAAAGGAAGTCATttgaataaaacagaaacagtgtACGCTGCATAATAACTtctaacacacaaaaacatcggaaaagtaaagagaaactTTTCTTACCTGATGCAATTTTCACGACAGGTTCTGTCATGGGGACTTTGATTGGAATGGTGCATGTTTTCATGGGCTCCAAAAGACCTATTACACCATTGTTATCCTGGGGGGGGAAAGGCCCGGTATATTATTAGTTAAACCCAAAGATCCACAATGCTCTTGTTTCGGAATGTGAAAAAAGGTCAACATGGCTGTAAATAGGACCACTTTGGTCACCAACTTTCTATCTTTCCTATAATTATTTGAATGATCCTTTTACATTGTGACTGTTTTTTCCATgaaaatgtgtatatacacCGTGTAGATTTCTgtaagcttgttttttttgtttaggttTGCTACAACCACATCCCTAGACCTGGATCAGAAAACACAGCATTTGCACATACTTCCATTACGTACTCAGAAGTAATAGTCCTAAATAACTTTTAAGCTGctgtacttttttgtttacttgATTTCTCTTCATTGAATAAAACCCTTGGTGAGTGGACCTAGTGTGGCATGTGTTGACTTCCCAAATTTCTTCTGAATGGAAATTAGCTAATAGAATGTataatattcatttaaataaaaataattcttatAAATTAGATCTATAAGAATAAAACCATTGTTAACAGGGATTTTATTTATCCCTGTACAGAGGTTACAGTTAATCTTTGCACTGTCAAAAACCATATGGGAATGCACAAGGTAGGCAGAGGTAATAGAGATGTAATTGCCAGTGTGCCACTGAGTATTAATAAGGGAAAAACCCATCAGTAACTTAGCAGGAGGAGTGATAAGGGCTGTGAGATGAAAACAATGAAGAATGGCATGACTAATAGCAGTcggggaagaaaaaaataaataagtaaaaaatagATATGCATAGTATAGCAATATTTTTTAGTGACAGTACTGTATCGCCAAGGTGCGCCAAGTattgggaaaaattaaaagttggaaaaaagattataaattgcaatacattgtactatgtttaaaattgtatcGTGGCGATATTGTATCAAGAGGCgcctggtgattcccacccctaataacTAAGGATCATCAAACTATGAATGTctttacttttgtctttaatGACTTACAATAAGGTCtgggaaataaaatgtaattacaccTCTAGTTTCTTCCTGCTTCAGTCAGGACGCACTTCAAACGGGCAGCGTCAGCAAAACGATTACATCGtgataaatattaattaaaatgggaaaataaatatCTTGATACATTTTTTGCTATATCAACCAGCTCTACTTACAATGTGAAGCTGTTTTTGCCCCAGTCATGTTACATGCTTCAACGATCAGAGATTTATTCATGTACCACATAAAGCAAAGATTACAGAAATcagaaagatttaaaaaactcTGACTAAGGGAAGAACATTGCTATTAAGCAGATGCAATGAGGGAGGTCTGAGGAAAGAGACACACCATTGCTAAACATCGGCTTGCTAAGTATCAAGACAGTAAAATATTTGTTGGGTGACACTTTAGTGAGATGTTACTGGTTAGATAATGGAGgagctgacagagagagagcctgGCGTGTTTGAATAATGCCGATACGACTAGAATAGGCATTATTACAGGAAATGAATCTCGACCTTACATTAAGAAAGG
The genomic region above belongs to Etheostoma cragini isolate CJK2018 chromosome 6, CSU_Ecrag_1.0, whole genome shotgun sequence and contains:
- the rcc1 gene encoding regulator of chromosome condensation encodes the protein MPAKKSTTKRKSEPIVEDDKDPKKVKVSHRSHGKEAGQVLVLGQGDVGQLGLGENIIERKKPALLSLPEKIVQVMAGGMHTVCLSVTGHVYTFGCNDEGALGRDTSEEGSEMVPGKVTLEEKVVQVSAGDSHTAALTEDGTVYMWGSFRDNNGVIGLLEPMKTCTIPIKVPMTEPVVKIASGNDHLVLVTLDGNLYTSGTAEQGQLGRVPEHFSNRGGRKGLSRLLEPQMVKLKGKVHFTDAFCGAYFTFALSKEGHVYGFGLSNYHQLGTKQTRMCFVPIKLTCFKNSTTSWVEFSGGQHHTLCLDAEGQVYSLGRAEYGRLGLGQGAEEMSDPTPVKGMEPASGLTCGASVSYAVTREGSVYAWGMGTNLQLGTGEEDDEWSPVKMTGKQLENRVVLMASSGGQHTVLLVKDKQES